The DNA region gggaaaaactgttggtggtcaccggtgctcaggacaggagaggacgttcgtttaaggcttgcttgaggtatgttcacgtacttttaatacgatatggctcacaagcaggcaataaaatgttatgtagcctagcaagcgagCGGTAGCACAAACGGTTAGACGTAAagatgccgccgttctgtcgaatcatgtttTAAAGTTTGGGTGTgggtgaaataatttaattacagtaagtttgcACCCatcatttctgtcatgtaatgttggtttgacctgactgattagaatacacgatctgactagagcagtgatttccaacctttatggagccaaggaacatattttacaattgaaaaatatcacggcacaccaacaaacaaaaatgtcacaaaaagtggatacattaattactgtatttacttcctgccatccaatagaagaccattcatttgttctgtctgtcactctgcctcaatggcataaatagaggaacaaagatacattatttattgtaaatataattttttgagcaattaagtacacaagtatatacagtaaatgaatagaTCATTTTAATAGACACGttcctccattttgtgatcagatcggtgaccggttagttttttttaaactcgctgatcgatCCACAAAATCCTGATCCCGTAAAGCCTAGTTTGTAACGGTTAAATTGACTCTCACACATCAACACCATCATTGATATGCATAATTTATGCGATTGTTTCTgttgcagagagagagaaaaacaaggaGTGAAACCACCTGTTCTTTTAGGTTCGCTCAATCATGAAGCACAAATTACTTATttacttattatttattacttacAAAATATTTAGACATTACAATTACATGGCGGGTATGGCGAAGGAGACAAGTAGCGACTGCGACTGGTTCATTTCGGTTCGTGTGATAATTCTTAGTCACTCGTTAAAATTACTACGTTATTCTACTAATTGTAATTATGTTCTATTCTCAGAAGGTCCATCCCTAATACGCCTGTGTAACAGACAATGTAAAGCGCGAGTGTAATGTCACAAACACAACGCGTCATACTTACTCTTGCTTCAATGTATTCAATCCTCCTCTCCAAGGCTGTCAGCTTCTCATTGAGGGTAGCCAAACGGGATCGACATGACATGTCTAGGAGAcgcagattaaaaacaaaaaaatcttcagtgtatgtaaaatatacattaacCAAAACCACCATATTAtgtaattttacacattttgagCATACTTTTATGTAATAGCGTTTCTATTGAGTCGAGCCAAACGCAACTGGAGGAGCATTTTGGTCGCTGTGGTGCAAACAGGCTACTTACAGACAGTTAAGTTTAGGTATGATATAGCGTTTTAGGCTAGTATTAGTTAAAAACTAGGCTACATAACAATACTCTAATATAGCTGGACATCGATGTTCCATGTTTAAGAATGACAATATGCACCCACAAGCTAGATAATGATGCTATCTGGGAGTGGCTACGGAGGACATCACCACCGAGCTAGCAAAACGACAGGAAAACCGAGCTCCAATCATacactgtaaacaaaaaaaaaaaaaaagcgtttacCGAAAGAGTTAAGGAAGTCGGTAATTTTCTTGATGCTGCTCGTGATTACTTCGATGTACTCCCGGTTGGCCCAATCTTGGTGAATTTCTCGCTGCACTGGATCTTCCTGACCGGCCATGTTGGACAAGTAGGAGTTTCACTTTACGTCAAGCTAGCGGCCAATGTGTAAAAAAGGAAGTAAGCCGGAAGACTAGATGAAAAATATAGACGTGCTAATATGAGAGATATCAGGTCATTTTATGTccctaaaattgttttaaaaagacgtaccgtttaatttaatttaattatggcATTTAATTACTAGTGGTATTCTGCAAGTTCTGTACCGGAAATTACTGATGTCGCATATGTCATACTTTACATTAACACGAAGATTTAATGACGTTGGACTTAACCACAATTATTTTCCCATATTATGTTTTAATATAAAGACAGACTTCATTGACACAGACAAAAAAGTTATTcattatagaaaatactgtgGTAGGCAGCATAGTGGCACAAGAGGATGGTCCCCACTCATCAATCAATACCCCACCCCCTCGCCCCAAtgtccagctcacccatgactcagtgaggataagcgcaataaaaaaatggatggatgcaactcaaaatacatttgtgatgGTGTCCCTAAGAACTGGGCATTATATCTTTGTAACGGTATACTTTTATATACCGTAGGTTGTTTTGCatcttgtgcaggtgtacccatttaaaaaaaatattagaccactttttttttttctttcaatcttTTGTTCATTTAAATACCTGGTACCACAAACAGTGTATTACagtacctgaagaatacaatgaacatgATAAAAATGCAGCTTATTCCATAAGCCTTTATGTCCTGTTTGACATGCTTACGTTCACAAGTCATTGTATTCCTAGTGATTTTggttatcaagaaaaccattgAAAATGGTGAGATATCTGCTCTTAAATAAAAATCTCgagttatttttgttgtcatcattatatttgtccaaacaagtGTATCTTTagttgtaccaggcattaaacaaacaagaaactgaagaaacaacgGTGGTCGAATAAATGTTTCCatgactgtatgtacttgtaTGCATTGTAAATTTTATTATATCAGCCTATGCCGTGGCTAAATCAGTCTTTTACATATTCATCAGAAACTCCCCATTCAAAAACGGTTTCAAGGTGCATCATCATTGGGTAAAATGACTACTGTAGCCATGATGTATTGCTAATGTCATTATATTTTTAAGGAGGTTGTGGATTAAACTGCCGATGGAGCacataaaagaaacaaatataaaaGTGTGACTACTTACTATGAAACTTATTACTAAACTGGTAAAACTTGATAACTCACAGCAAGCCAATTGGAGTGCACTTTACTTAACATGCTTAAGCAGCTCTTTAATATCTGTTTATATGTCAATGGTGGGAAACTTCCTGCTGTAGCGCTTATAAGGTTGCCCACCTGGACCAACCAGAAACTTCTCAAAGTTCCAGGACACATCACTGCGACCGACAGGACTCCAAATGATCAACTTTGGATCTGTCATGAGAGCCATGATATCATCAGAAGGGAACGGaagcttttctttcaaaaagacaaacaagggGTGGGTATTCTTTCCATTCACTTCCACTTTCTCCAGACGCTGGAACTTCGGTTCAAAGCCATTCCCTGGACGGACATGCTTAAGTGACCTCAGGATCTCTTAATTTTTGCAGTTTTCctatgatttaaaacaaaacaacattaaatgCAATGCACTCATGTCACAAATGTGTCTAAAGCGTGTTTGGGTGTCTGAAAACCATTACttgtattaaaatgaaattaaattaaaattatcaTTGTTAAACTTTAAAGAGTATCAATTTTAAGGTTCGGGCAAGGGAAGTCaaagcagctttatttatatagtattGCAGTTCATACACAagctaactcaatgtgctttacacaatttaaataatttagaACCAAAGCaatatacatttgaaaacaaggtacagaaataaaaaaaaaaaacagcttcctAAAATTCTTAAAAGAACATACAGTGCAAGTTATGAAGTCCATTCATCTCAAATCCCATTCATTTCGTACAGTGCTTGTACTTTGTTAGGGCCGAATATAAGCGGGAACCTCTCCCAGTGGACTTTGGGCAAGATGCGAAGTAAATGTTAATTATGATCATGAAAGTAGAATATACATtatcaaaataactcattttatcaaataacaatggaaaataaaaaccaTGTAAAAATGATTTAGTATCAACACTTATTACACAAACTGTAGTCAGCAGAGCAGTGTGTGGGAGATGCCAATATTGCGTTCATCTAATGAAAAAATAAGGCATAAAATaaaggaaacacatttaaaactcaatcactgccagccttcccagttaacatggatatttgacttctaaagccgtcaatggcagtgaatgtgttttaaatggcTTATCATTGTACTGGTATGTGCACAAATGTTTGGAAACTAACAATAAGAGTTTTCATTATTCTGCTCCtttttcatgatgactgagtgATACTGATGAGGACACTTTGTAGTAATGTTTGACCCTGACAGTGTTTAAACCACCACAGAAGGTCTTTGCTGGCCCTGACAGCCACCCCAGTGATGAAACGtgcctaaaaaaaacattgatcgTCATCATTAATGACACATCAGACAGAAGAGTTTGACTTCTTCCTTCCTACCTGATGTCCAAACTGATtgcagggtacacccagaactgcgaggcctTGAGCGGAATAGCGGCAGTGAAGGTCGTTCATCTGGGTGTAATCCCTTGTTGTCGTTCCTCAAAGTGACGCCACATTCTCAACGAGGACCACCTTCCCTTTCAGTGAGGAGAAATTCAAGATTTCTCCACTCAGTAACTTCGCTGTCAGGTCATAAAACCGTCTCGCAGCCATTCTTATTCAGCAAGTGGAGtttgttacaatttttttcattttaaaaaatacataaattaaaggggggttttattttacttacgTCAAGCGGGTCCAGTTAATGTCAACAATCCAGCCCTCTTAATGTTTATATGAACCTGAAGGAAAAGCAGCAGCCAGTCACAGTGTACCTCGTTCGTACTTGTCGACTGTGTTGCACCAGGAAAGCGATTTTTAATATTAAAcgttacaaaagtaaaaaaaataataattcatttgaaaaagtgTGGTTGGTTTTGGCGACGCCGTCAACAATGGCCGCGTTTAAAACGATtaaccccccaacccccattTATTGGCTCAAATGGTAGATTCCAGGAAGTTCCATTCATCGTGCGACCCAGGTGGTTTGATGATCGCTAAACATCAAAAGTTCTGTATACAGAGGATGAGTGAAAATTCCTGCGTCTATTCAGTTGTGGCTTTCTCCAACTCTGTTTTAACAGTTGCGAATATACAAAAGTTTTTAAAACGTTATCCCGCTTGTCATTGTTATGTCTGAGTGGATGAGTCTGTGTGTGGCTGTTAGCTTGTTCGTCACTCTTTCGCTACTAGCAGGTTACTTTTTGTACTCCGGACTCTTGTCAGATATTATCATATTAACCGGCTCTCCTCCTATAAAAAAGGTGACGTTCGTCTATAAGTTTAAAGAAGGACCGTATAAAAAATGCTTTGATCTGTTTAAAGAGGCCAACACTATCGGACCAGAGCTTTCTTGCATCGGAATATTCTACGATGATCCCAAACAGGTAAGCAAAACACTCATAATTATGAAGACGAGGGATATTTATATCATGATTTTCGTTTGAAGCACTTCACCTCAAAGTGCTGGATTGAAGTGATTAAAAGTCTAGCAATACATGGGGTTGGTCGCTAGATGGCGACAACACATTTATCTAAACAACACAGTAGCAGAAGGGTACAGTAataatttcaatttacaggatgTTCAATAATTAGATAAACACGATGCAATACATTGGAATTAGTGCATGACATAAATGTATATGATAAATACATAGTCCATCGAGGAATATTATGAATTACATAACGTTTAATTAGCAGTTTGAGACTGTTGActcattgtacttttatttaagGGTTGCATAAGCACATTTGGAGATTGTGTGTTAAGATGTAGATTCTAACCAAATACATGCTGCTGTTTGGGCCGCTTGGACGTGTAGCTAAACCGCAGCATAATTTAACATCTCGAGGGAGAGACAATCAATATTTCTGACCCTCaatcattgttttttctttgaggtTTCGGGTTTAAATCTCGACTCTGGccttgctgtgtggagtttgcatgatctcccgtgcttgcatgggttttccacGGGTATGtaggcttcctcccacgttccgaAAACcttgcatgctaggttcattgaagactaaattgtccataggtgtgatttTGAATGTACCCTGCAACTGGCTGCCGAGCATGCAGTCtacggtgtaccccgcttctcgctcaaagtcagctgggaaaggctccagctcacctagaaaaagcactgtagaaaatggattgatggatatttTTCTACTGTTTAGATTGACCCTAATGAAACCATTGTTATATTAAGGAATATTGTGAAATTAAAGCAAGAGATTTTGATATCTCAATATCAGGTCTCCGTTAAACAATctcaatttacttttttttttgtcactccctGTTGCCCCGAAAACGGGTCATCAAGGGAAGCATCCAAATCATCTGTGCTTAATCACTGTGCGTGTGTCGTAAACTAGTAGGCTAACCTCCACACTAGAGCACTACATATACAATTTAGTGGGGTGGAATTGTTTGAGATGTTTTCCTACCTCCTGTTCATGAGAGCTTAtccaaacatactgtatctgaGGCTGTGCACAGCAGGCAATAATATCTGTTGGAACCGCTCCTGATACCTAATCTTACACACGCTCTGCAGTCTTCCAACTCATGTGGTGCTGTTTTCCCACCTGTGAGTCCACCAGATGTACTTCTATTTCCAATAGGCTTAATCCAAACCAAACTACAAATGTAGAAAGTAGAAACACCTTACCTTGAAATGGTAAATGGCAACTGTTAGATCACAGCAAGCAGGAGTTTGGTGGTGGATGtaatttgtaaatattcttcaaaaagagtcTTCAATCTGCTTGTTGCCACTGTCAAACTTTACGttttgtatgtaaaacaaccacatagcctctGCTCGCTTCCAATGGGAAACAGCGTAGGCACACAGGTGAACAATTTGCATCTAGGTGGCGGTGTTGTTAACCTTTAAGCAGCAGATttatgaacacaaatggtgcagcaacacttGCAGACGCTATAAcagctcacaggcatatattactta from Phycodurus eques isolate BA_2022a chromosome 10, UOR_Pequ_1.1, whole genome shotgun sequence includes:
- the brk1 gene encoding probable protein BRICK1, which produces MAGQEDPVQREIHQDWANREYIEVITSSIKKITDFLNSFDMSCRSRLATLNEKLTALERRIEYIEARVTKGETLT
- the gpx1a gene encoding LOW QUALITY PROTEIN: glutathione peroxidase 1a (The sequence of the model RefSeq protein was modified relative to this genomic sequence to represent the inferred CDS: substituted 2 bases at 2 genomic stop codons), producing MAARRFYDLTAKLLSGEILNFSSLKGKVVLVENVASLUGTTTRDYTQMNDLHCRYSAQGLAVLGVPCNQFGHQENCKNXEILRSLKHVRPGNGFEPKFQRLEKVEVNGKNTHPLFVFLKEKLPFPSDDIMALMTDPKLIIWSPVGRSDVSWNFEKFLVGPGGQPYKRYSRKFPTIDIXTDIKELLKHVK